In a genomic window of Salvelinus fontinalis isolate EN_2023a chromosome 7, ASM2944872v1, whole genome shotgun sequence:
- the LOC129859499 gene encoding uncharacterized protein LOC129859499 — MEGSTLTQRRAECQLKEREIQTDYMMELGARLALVWQIQREQEKERKTIWFETRKMPSLIEENVRDVTNRPLTEFMAPCIDSLPPLAFTNRRPIPTMLHPPSPLAIRTQDAQRFIVFSYFVPAECAVATEDTADVSAGKREDLSTDTHLSSMLHRYLPHFFNKDSIPPQQTVEETTEVSVAPVAMSNIKEEDRFYPFSLPPLAQRFIGNSFNVLETSQPAVSATECRVAKVATAGTATVKRENRWAARILPSVLPPCLPPVIDDDFMPPEQTVEDAYEVSFATEATSGTATVDGVDRSAAKCPVPMLPPSLPCVFDIDYKLPGAAVEGTNKCPVASETTNDVSTHLKEDMAADQSPPDPAALPPSSPCICDHKLTKEEKEDATESSLATEITVGTSIVQGEDLDKSPAPRLPPILSHILDNDHKQPEEMIEGATECSVAAEASDANLTLATRNDERPTPLICVVTKTPVIVGASISRSEDEEPRPWTLEDAKDYWIRLEIESEERSVKEVSPREGLKSEVDCAHSKCSNGTVSSERAETILGRVGFLVRNHMQKIPFLKMEEKEKNKKLN; from the exons ATGGAGGGTTCAACGCTGACACAGAGGAGGGCTGAGTGTCAGTTGAAGGAAAGGGAGATCCAGACAGACTACATGATGGAGCTGGGTGCCAGGTTGGCTCTGGTGTGGCAGATCCAgagggagcaggagaaggagaggaagacgaTTTGGTTTGAGACGAGGAAAATGCCAAGCCTGATTGAGGAG AATGTGAGAGATGTGACCAACCGTCCACTCACTGAGTTCATGGCTCCCTGTATTGACTCCCTCCCACCACTGGCTTTCACCAATCGGAGGCCTATACCAACCATGTTGCATCCCCCCTCTCCATTGGCCATACGCACTCAGGATGCACAGCGGTTCATTGTATTTTCCTACTTTGTCCCTGCTGAGTGCGCAGTTGCCACAGAGGACACTGCAGATGTATCTGCTGGTAAAAGAGAGGACTTATCGACAGATACACATCTTTCCTCAATGCTGCATCGATACCTGCCACACTTCTTTAACAAGGACTCCATTCCCCCACAGCAGACAGTAGAGGAAACCACTGAGGTCTCAGTTGCTCCAGTGGCAATGTCTAATATCAAGGAAGAGGACAGATTCTATCCTTTCTCCCTCCCACCACTGGCTCAGCGGTTCATTGGCAATTCATTCAATGTCCTGGAAACCTCCCAGCCTGCTGTTTCAGCCACGGAGTGCCGAGTTGCCAAAGTGGCCACTGCAGGTACAGCCACTGTCAAGAGAGAGAACCGATGGGCAGCTAGAATTCTTCCCTCAGTGCTGCCTCCATGCCTGCCACCAGTCATTGACGATGACTTCATGCCTCCAGAGcagacagtagaggatgcctaTGAGGTCTCATTTGCTACAGAGGCCACTTCAGGCACAGCTACTGTTGATGGAGTGGACAGATCAGCAGCTAAATGTCCTGTCCCAATGCTGCCTCCCAGTCTGCCATGTGTCTTTGACATTGACTACAAACTGCCAGGGGCGGCAGTAGAGGGAACCAACAAGTGTCCAGTTGCCAGTGAAACAACCAATGATGTGTCCACTCACCTCAAAGAGGACATGGCAGCCGATCAAAGCCCTCCTGACCCTGCAGCACTGCCTCCAAGCTCGCCATGTATCTGTGACCACAAACTGACCAAGGAGGAAAAAGAGGATGCCACCGAGTCCTCCCTTGCCACAGAGATCACTGTAGGCACATCCATTGTCCAGGGAGAGGACCTGGATAAAAGCCCTGCTCCAAGGCTGCCTCCAATCTTGTCACACATTTtggacaatgaccataagcagCCAGAGGAGATGATAGAGGGCGCCACTGAGTGCTCAGTCGCTGCAGAGGCATCAGATGCTAACTTAACTCTGGCAACCCGCAATGATGAGCGGCCCACCCCTCTGATCTGCGTTGTCACTAAGACGCCTGTTATAGTTGGAGCCTCCATAAGCAGGTCAGAGGATGAGGAACCCAGGCCCTGGACCCTGGAAGATGCAAAG GATTATTGGATACGTCTTGAAAttgagagtgaagagaggagcgTCAAGGAGGTGAGCCCGAGGGAGGGATTGAAGAGTGAGGTGGACTGTGCCCATTCCAAGTGCTCCAATGGGACGGTTTcatcagagagagcagagaccatCCTGGGAAGAGTGGGCTTTCTGGTCAGGAACCACATGCAGAAAATCCCGTTTTTGAAAATGGAGGAAAAAGAGAAAAATAAGAAACTGAATTAG